Part of the Aneurinibacillus sp. REN35 genome, GAACTGATTACATCCATGCAGGTTGTAAAGACCCTGCTCGATCAATATGACTCCGTAATTGTAAAGCCGATGCGCAATTCACTTGGAATCGGAGTCATGAAGATTACCTCCAACGATCGACTGCATCGTGTAGAAGGACGGGATTTCAAAAACAAAATCTTTCACCGGGTTTTCCCTAACCGCAATGCCCTTCTCTTATGGCTTCGCAATCAATTTACCGCAAAAATGATTGCCCAGCCTTATCTTACACTTCATACTCCTGAAGGTGTTCCTTTTGATATACGGGTGCTCGTACAAAAAAACGGAAAAGGCGAATGGAAGGAAACCGGTCGGGCCATTCGGGCGGGCGTGCCTGAAGGACTTACATCCAACCTATGCGGAGGCGGAAAAGCACATGAATGCGATGCGTTCCTGCGCCAGCATTTTAGTGAGGAACAGCTTGTCGTTATCTACCAAGACATGGATACGATCATTAAGGAGCTTCCAGCTTTTCTTGAACACAGACACGGACGCCTCGTTGAACTTGGAATTGACATTGGAATTGATCGTGAGGGAAAGGTGTGGCTCATTGAGGTGAATTCCAAGCCAGGGCGCGCATCATTCCGTCGAATTGAAGGCGGCAAATATTATCGTGATGTACGGCTCAATCCTCTTCGCTATGCACACTATCTGGCAAAACATATAGGAGATGGACGGCAAGGGTCGGTGACAATATGAGCAAACTTGCGACCGGATGGGTGTCGATCCATCCATTGCAGCATACATGGCGGCTCCATCTCTCTGGAAAAAACACACCACGTGCGCTGCGAACCCGAAAGAAATTAGCCCTGCAATTCGGAACCTGGAAGAAAACGCTGCTTGTCACACATAAGCGGCCTGAGCCTAATGTTATTAGAGCGAAAGTACGCATTCGCAGGCAAAAGAACCGCTTATCGATCGGTCCTTTCATCGGTATCCTTACCGTAGCAGGCGGTGGACTCTTCCGGGGAGTACAGAGCAATTTCATTGATATTATTGAAGCGGGCCGGAAATGGGGCGCATTTGTCTATGTTGTACCCATTGAGAATATCAACTGGCAATCACGTACCGTACAGGGCTATCTCTTCCACAAAAAAGAAAAGAGATGGATTAAGGAACATCTCCCTCTGCCGCATGTTCTATACAATCGCATTCCCAATCGAGCCTACGAGGAAAAGGAGCATGTGAAGGCGGCTCTTGAGCAGCTAAGCGAGCTACGTGACATACGATTATACAATCCACAATTCTTCAACAAACAAAAGCTGTATGCCACACTGCAAAAAGACGCCGACGTAGCGCCGTATCTTCCACAGACCATAACGCTCACAGCAAAAAACGCGCTCTACGAGATGTTGGCAGCCTATCCATTCGTATATGTTAAGCCGGTTCAAGGCATGGCAGGCCAAGGCATTTATCGCATTCAAAAAAGAGCCGAGGGCGGATTTCTTTTAAAATATCAACAGCAGCAAAAGACGATAAGCAAGTCATTTTCTTCAAAAGAAGATATCTGGAAATATATCTCTCCCCGTCTCACACAGCCCTACATCGTACAGCAGGGAATCGATCTGGCGACCTTTGAGAACAAGCTTTTTGATATTCGCCTTCTGGCACAAAAAAACGGGCATGGCGTATGGGACGTAACCGGAATAGGAATCCGGCTAGCCGGTTCCGGTAAAATCACAACACATGTACCATGGGGCGGCTCCGTTCAAGCACCGGAAGACATCCTAATGACCGCATTTCCCCATATCTCACATGAGTTTATGCTTGCATCCGTACGTCACATGGCTCTCAGCATTGCCCGATCCCTAGAAAAAGAATGGCCTACGCTTGGAGAGGTATCGATGGATATCGGAATCGATAAACATGCTAAGATCTGGTTTATCGAGGCCAATGCCAAACCAGGCAAATTCGACGAGCCTCATATCCGCAGGCTGTCCCTTCAACGCATTGTAGAATACGCTCAGCACCAAGCAAATTTTAGCGAGCTCGGAGAGAAGCGGTATGCACGTCCATGAACTTTCTCCAACTATCTTTGGACGTACGCGCGACAAATTCATTCGTTTTGCTCATCATCATGGCAGCCGCCGCATTACAGGGCAGGCAATCCGTTGGCTGCGCGAAGTACCTGAAGATATGTTTATGCAGCAAGGAAATATTATCCTTGCTGCTATTCAAAATAAAAAACTGCTCGGACTTCTCGCCGTCTGCGAGTACGGTATAACAGAATCCTTTCTCATTGTTCACAAAGATGCACGACGTAATGGAGTCGGCAGCTTGTTAACGGCAGAAGGGATCAAGAGAATGGGCAAACTATATGTACGTGTAGCGGCCGACAATGAACCCAGCCTGAAGACTTGTTTTGCCGTTGGCATGGTGGCCTTCGCCTGTTTTCGCGGCGTTACCGATAAACCGACACTCTGGCTTGCAGCGGGAGATTGGAGCAGAGAAGATGTGGGGAGCATATGACTATAGATCAACCGCTTATCGGTGTACTTACACACCGCAACAAGGACTTTATTGCCGGGAAAAATTATCTTACCCGCCTGGCCATCGTTGCCGCAGCCTATCACTGTCAGCTTGTTGCCTACTCTCCGATAGATATAGATGAATCACTCGGTATCGTCAGAGGTTTTTCCTATAACATAAAAGAAAAAATATGGAGAAGAACAAAAACACGCTTACCCGATATCGTATACGATCGCTTTAGCAATATGACACCGGATATATTTAAAAAATATGCCGCGTACCGCAGCGCAAGCCGTCTTACTTACTTAAACAATCGGTTTGCACATAAATGGAATGCGCACCGTTTCTTCCATCGAAATCCAGAGCTTGTACCCTATCTGCCCGATACAGCTCTTATGCAATCAGGTGCGTTGCAACGAATGACTCGCAAACATCCCACTCTCTACATGAAACCTGTCAACGGCTCCGGCGGAAAAGGAATTATGCGTATTCGCCGTACCGGAAACACATTTGAGATGATCGGTCGAGACCGCAGCGGATGCATTATCCGCAATAAGATCGGGAGTCTATCCGCAGCGGAACGCTTCCTAACTTTATGGTGCCAAAAACAAGGGCGTACATTCATCATTCAGCAGGGACTTGATCTTACCCTCCTCCCTGGAAGTATTTGCGACAGCCGGATTCTCGTACAAAAGGATGAAGAAGAGAAGTGGAATGTGACAGGAATGGTTGGCAAGAAATCACCAGAGGCCTTTGTCACATCCAATCTGCAAAGCGGAGGACATGCGATTCCGCTTGAAGAATTACTGGCCTGTCACTTTTCTGCCCATAATACGGAAGAAATTATGAAAGAGATCAAGAATGTTAGTCTTTTGCTGCCCCGGTATATCGAATCAAAGTTCGGTCACTTCATAGAATTTGGTATTGATATTGGGATTGATACAAAAGGCCGTATTTGGATTATTGAGGTGAATACCAAGCCAAACCGGGAACTATTCCGACTCTCTGGTCAAGAGAAGGTATATCTCAGCGCAATCGAAATGCCTATACGTGTTGCCGCCTCTCGTTTGAATGCGATAAAAAAATGATAAGATACTCCTGCATAAATAGCCTTTGTTCTCTGCTTAAGAGAACAAAGGCTTTATATCTTTTGTCACTGATATACATAATGCGGATGGCTTTCCATTTATCACATAATGTTTGGTCTCTATATTTACGTTACCGTATAGACAGCACCAAAAAACAGGCCAAATCCGGACTTCATACGAAACCGGAACGGGGGAACCAGGCATTCTAGGGGTGAAATCACGCACAACGCGTGGTCGGGGAACCTTTCAACCGAACCCGTCAGCTAACCTCGTCGGCTAGAAGAGAGGGAGAAACGAGATGAAAAAAAGAAATAAAGCGTTTACAACCGGAGTGCTTGCAGCAAGCATGTTATTGGGCGGATTGGCTTTTGAACCGGGACAAGCTGAAGCAGCCACTGCGAGCGCGCAGTTTGGACAAACCATCAGCGTAGCAACTGCTGATCGTGTCATCGACAATATTATCAGCACCGGAAAAAGCCTAGAAGGTGTGGCACAATACAGCCATAACTATGTTCCGGGAAAATATATGGATTGCTCACAATTTATGTACTATATCTTCCAAAAGAACAGCATTGATATTCACACGCGTGATGATGATCGCCAAGTAAACCTTGGAAGCTATGTTCCAAAAAGCCAAATCAAAAAAGGGGATCTTATCTTCTATAGCACAAAGGCAGACAAATGGGATATTACACATGTAAGCATGTACATCGGAGACGGTAAAGTTCTTCATATGGCCAATACAAAATCTGATGTCACAATCAGCAATTTGAATAGCTCTTGGCATCAAGATAACTATGTAACGGCACGCCGTATCATTAAATAAGCATCATAAAATAAAAGCGAGGCTGACCCATAAAAAATGGGAAGGCCCCGCTTTATTCAGGTTGCATGTGCATACCGTTGAAAATATCCAATGATGTCTTCTATATTCTCTGTAAGCGTCCAGCCTTTTTGTATCAGGATGTTTCTATGTTCACGATGAAAGGGCTCCGCTTCATCACGAATCGTTCGCTGCCAATCGGATAGCTTTTTGCGTTCTTCTGTAGAAAGACGCTCTTCAATTGCACTGCAAATAAACGAACGACAAATGCTTGTTTTATATTGCGGTGCAAGTCCGCATCCTTTTCCATCGACAAAAAACTGACAAACCGCATATGCCAGACGCTCATCCACCGCTCTATACATTGTGCGCGGAGACTGTCTTAATTGGTCATACCGCTGCGCAGGAGATTTACTCTCCCCTTCTGCTTGCTTATAGAACAGCGGATGGATTGTAGCACCTGCGACGATCTCATACGCGTGTACCACATTCATTGGGTTTTCGTATATTTGTTTCAGGAAAAAATCAGTGGCATCTGCCGCAATCATCTTATAGATCTCAAATAAGGTAAATACAGGCTCATATGCACAGCAGCCAATATGGAGCAGCTCCGGTGAACGCCGCTGAAAATGCGGCTCCGGACAAGCCCGACATACACCCGAAAGCAGTTGCTTGCTTTTCTCATCCCACCATAAAGTATTCTCTTCCATATTCTCATCCTTACTTACTATACTTTCCTAACGGTGTCTTCTTTCTCTTATACTTTATCGTACAAAACCTTCATTGAAAATAATACTTTACAAACAAACTATCAATCCTGTATTCTAATGGGGTTACTTTATTACGGAAAAGCGGACAAGCAGTTATGCAATAAATTTTTTTTGGAGGGAATCGAACGTGCGCGAAGAAACTTCACATCATTTTTTTACCAAAGCCGAAGCATTCGTTACAACGATTATACTGCTTAGCATTATCGGCTTATTTATTATTAAGCTAGAAGCGCCGCCCCATGTTCCGCTTCTACTCTGTACGCTTCTGCTCATCCTCATCGGCTTCCTGAAGAAAGCTTCATGGAAAGAGATGGAGCAGGGAATCATCGACGGCGTGCGACCCGGCCTTATTCCTATTTTTATTTTTCTTCTAATCGGAGCGCTCATCGGTGTCTGGATGGTGAGCGGCACCGTCCCAACAATGATGATGTACGGCTTTACTATTTTATCGGCTGATTACTTTTTGCCTGCTGCGCTTCTGATTGCGGCAATTGTCGGCACTTGTATCGGCAGCTCGCTTACGACAGCAGCTACGATTGGTGTAGCACTTATGGGGATGGGGAGTGTGATGGGGATCAGTCCAGCGCTTGTAGCAGGTGCTGTTATCTCCGGTGCTTTTTTCGGTGATAAAATGTCTCCGTTATCTGATACGACGAACCTGGCTCCGACCATTGCACGCATTGATCTATTTACACATATTCGCCATATGACATGGACAACTGTGCCAGCGCTTGTCATTTCTTTGCTTATCTTCTTCTTTATTGGCAGCGGGCAGACGGCGCCCCAGTCTGCCGCCCAAGTAGAGAGCCTGCGACAAGCTCTGCAAGCGCATAGCGTGATCCATCCGGCTGCACTGATTCCGCCGCTCCTGCTTCTTGTGCTTGCCTTGCGGCGTATTCCCGCTATTCCTACATTAATGGCAGGCATCCTATCGGGAATTGTGATTGCTTTCTGGCTGTATCCGGGAATGACAGCAGGACAGATGGCAGCCATTCTGCAGAACGGATTCGTCTCCAAGTCAGGCATAGAGGCGGTCGACTCGCTGCTTACACGCGGCGGCATGCAGAGCATGATGTTCTCTGTTTCGCTCATTTTCTTATCGCTAAGCATGGGCGGCTTGCTATACCGCCTGGGCATTATCAATAGATTAATGGAGATGATTCACAGTTTCATCGAAACTCGTGGACGGCTGATCGCTTCCACCGCTCTCTCCTCCATCGGCATAAATGTACTGCTTGGAGAACAGTATCTATCCATTATTCTGCCTGGAAATGCCTTCGTGCAACAGTATGAGAAGCTTGGACTGGCGCGCAAGAATCTATCACGTGTGCTCGAAGATGCCGGCACAGTCGTCAATCCGCTTGTACCGTGGAGCGTATGCGGTGTATTCCTTACCGGAGTACTTGGGGTCTCTACGATGGAATATCTTCCGTTCGCCTTCTTCTGCCTGCTCTCTCCATTGCTGACCCTGGTGCTCGGTTTTACCGGCATCGGTGTACCGAAAGAACAAGAAGTTCATGTGAAATAACTCATCTTCCGCGTGTAGAGAAACCGATGGTTTTTCTACACGCCTTTTATATCCTGGCAATTTTCTTATTGTGGCTTCAAGCGAATGATCTTATCGTCTCCCGGGCGCTCCTGCCCTCGGCCATCCCGATTATTCGTCAGTATATAGAGCGAACCGTCAGCCCCTTCGACAATGTCACGAATACGACCATATCGGTCCGGAAAAAGCGCATGCAAAGAAACAATTGTAGGCTGCTTCTCCTCTCCCATATCCGCCTTCCATACTTGTTGACCGCGCAGATTGGCCGCAAGCAGTTGATTCTTCCAGGGGCCTTGACTGATAAAGCTTAAGCCAGATGGCGCCCACGTATCTTCTCCGCTATGCATAAGCGGCGGCTCCATTCCTTCCTGACGCTCATCGCCTTCAATGACCGGCCACCCGTAATTCGCCCCTGCTTTGATTATATTTAATTCATCATGTGCAGATTGACCATGTTCTACACTGTACATCTGTCCCGTTTGCGGATGCCATGCTAAGCCCTGGGGATTTCGATGACCATAGCTATAGACGGGAGATGCCGGGTCAGGATTGTCCTGTGGAATAGTCCCGTCCGAGCGAATACGAAGGATCTTTCCTGCCAGATCTTCTCGTTGCTGCGACCGCTCCCGATCAAGCGCATCACCTGTTGTAATATAGAGCATACCATCAGGTCCGAAGCGGAGCCGCCCCCCATTGTGATTCCCATTTCCTGGAATATGGTCAAGCAGGACTTTATCAATCTTGGCACGGTTGTTTCTCTCTACAAGCCGAAGCACTCGGTTCTTAATCTGACCATTTTGTTCATATGAATGGTACACATACAGATAATGATTCTCTGCAAACTTCGGATCAAGAGCAAGTCCTAGCAATCCGCCTTCCCCCTGCTCTACAAACGGCGGCGGAAGGGATAGCACCGGCTCTGTAAGCAGCACTCCCTCTCGTATCACGCGCAGCGTTCCCGGACGTTCCGTAAAAAACATCCTTCCATCCGGTGCAAGCGCCAGCGCCCACGGCACTTGGAGCCCTTCGATAAACACCTCCGGACGATAAGGAATATCCGCTGCCGCAAGTGGTACGGCCTTTTGTACAAGTGGGCGTTCGGCAGGCTGGGAATGTTCCGCTTCCTTTTGTGGAGGTGAAGCGGGAGCTCCCTCTTTGTCCGGCGAGCAGCCAGCAGCACCTCCGACCACACTCAGGCACAGCACCCCTGCAATCAACAGTCGTCCCGCATACCGTTTCATTTCTCTTCCCCTTCCGTCTTTTCTTACTTCAGCGTCACAAGAAAAGCTTCCAAGCGGGTCAAACCTTCTTCTAGAATGTCCATCGCATACGCGTAAGAGATACGAATATATCCTTCACCATACGAGGAGAATGCATCACCCGGCACCACCGCCACACGCTGCTCCTCAAGCAGACGCGAAGCAAAAGCAAAAGAAGAGAGGCCAAATTGTGAGATGGAGGGAAGGATATAGAAGGCACCATCCGGCTTAATAACATCAAGCCCCATGGCAGTAAGGCGCTCATATACGTATGTACGGCGCCGATCATACTCTCCTTTCATCGCTTCCGCATCGTCTATCCCTTCCGTTACCGCTTCAAGTGCCGCATATTGGCTAATCGAGCTTGCACACGTAGCATTATACTGATGAACCTTCACCATCTGTTCCGTTATGTATGCAGGAGCAAACGTAAAACCAATCCGCCATCCGGTCATAGAATGTGATTTTGATAATCCGTTAATCACGATGGTCTTATCCCGCATAAAAGGCAGTGCCGCAATAGAGCGGTGTTCCCCTTCATAAATAAGTTCGCTGTAAATCTCATCGGAAATAACAAAAATTTCTTTGTCCGCAAGCAGCGATGCAATCTCTTTCACTTCATTCTGACCAAGCGTACATCCGGTTGGATTGGATGGATACGGAAGGATGACACAGCGGGTCTTTGCGGTGATTTTTTCTTCGATCAGAGCGGCTGTCATCTTAAATCCGGTATGTCGGGTGTCTACATATACAGGTACCGCACCACACAGCCGAATAATCGGCTCATACCCCGGATAGACAGGTCCCGGCAGAATCACTTCACTTCCTTCTTCTAGAATGGTGCGAAGCGCAATATCGATCGCTTCGCTCGCCCCATTCGTTACGATAATCTCTGCGGCTGCATCGTAGCGCAGGCCGTACTTCTTCTCCATAAATGTACTAACAGCCTCCCGCAACTGCGGCAAACCAGCATTTGGAGTATATGTTGTGTGATTCTGTTCAATCGCTCGTTTGCCCGCCTCTTTAATATGCTCCGGCGTAGCAAAGTCCGGCTGTCCAATCGTTAGTGAAATCGCGTCATCATACTGCTGGACGAGATTAAAGAATCTGCGGATGCCGGAAATTTGAATGTCGCGTACCCTTGTATTAAGTAAATGCTGCATATGTCTCGTTCTTCCTTTCTCCTTATAAAACATGGCCTCTTTTTGTAAAGTATAGCACGATTTTTACAGAAGAATGGCCGCTATTGGACTTTTGCAGAAACAACTCCTTTCATTGATAGCAGCTTCTCGACAATATCTTGATGATTGTAGCCCGGCGGAAACGAAACGAGAACAAATGTCGTAACCCCTTGTTCGGTTTCATCCATAGAAATATCTTTAATTGTAATACCCGTCTCTTCCAAAAGTGCGGTAACACGAGTCAGCATCTGTTGCTCAGGCAATGCAACATAGGAGAGCTGGTATAATGACTTATTCATATGTTTTTTTAAAGGCGGCAGTCCAACCATACATAGAACAACGACAATAACGGTGACGATGGAGACAAAATATTGACCTCCACCAATCGCAAAGCCGATAATCATCGCAAGCAGCAGCATAGCCGCTGTAGAATACCCGCTAATGGTAAACTTATCGCTGCGGAATACGATGCCCGCCGCCAGAAAACCGCCGATTCCGCCGCCTACTTGCGCCGCTAACCGAGCAGGATCAAATCGCACATTGTCACGGTCAATAAATTCATCAAAACCATACAATGATAGCCACATGAGCAGACACCCGGACACGGCAACAAGAATATGCGTCTTTAATCCCGCGAATTTATTTTTTCGCTCGCGTTCCCATCCAAGCAATCCGCCTAGTACTACAGCAAGCAGCAAGCGAAACAAAAAGACGAGATTCCGCCCCCAGTTTATATTCAGGTCAACTTCCATCTCTTTGCCTCCTATACACAGGTATACACAGCAAACGATTTGCTACCTTGCTCTTACCACCTGCGCTCGCTTTTGAGCAATCATGCAAGCATTCCCTCCGTCTTTAGCTGTTCAAGTACCTTTATATCCGTAGGAAATGCGAGTACAGGCAACGTATCATATGAAAAAAATGCCACATCCATCAAATCATCCGCCGCCGCAAGTATACCGCCCTCCTCTTCTGCAAGAAACCATATTCCTACCGTGTGCTGATGCGGATTATGAAAATTGGAATGCACCGCATAGACACGCTGCACAGCAATGGTAAGTCCTGTTTCTTCGTAGAATTCGCGCCGCAACGCATCATGCACATCCTCATCCCACTCTACATAGCCACAGGGAATGCACCACTGACCTTCATAGCTGCCCTGGCGTTGTCCCAGAAGGATCTTGCCATCCCTCATGATAATAGCGGCAACTCCTACAGCGGGATTTTGGTAGAAGATATAGCCGCAGACCGTACAATACGGCTTGCTTGTTTCCTTTTTTTCATTTAATGCAAGCGCTCCCCCACATTTGGGACAATGATGATATCGCATATTTTTCTCCTTTTTCATGTAGTATACCTGATTCCCCAATTTCAGACGCATACTGTGTTATATAAAGAAAAAGGTGACGATACCCGCTTTCCTTGTCGGAAAACGCAGGCATCCGTCACCTCTTGCTTCATTACATTACTACACCATTTTATTTGTCAGCGTACCCAATTTTTCAATCTCAACCGTCACTTCATCTCCGGCTTTCAGCCACTCTCTTTTTTCTTCCGGCAGCCCCATAATCACGCCCTCCGGTGTCCCTGTTAAAATTACATCTCCTGGATACAGCGTCATATGCTCGGAAATATAGCTAATAATCTCATCACAGCGGAAAATCATATCGGACGTGTTCGAATTCTGGCGCACGTCTCCATTCACAATGGTTTTCACCTGCAATTGATTCGGATCTCCCACCTCATCTGCTGTTACAAGGTACGGGCCAATCGGGCTGAAATCATCGCATGTTTTGCCAAGCAGCCACTGGGAGCTTTTAAATTGCAAATCACGGGCCGACAAATCATTCGCATTACAATAACCATACACATACGAAAGTGCGTCTTCGCGCTTTACGTTCTTTGCTTCTTTGCCAATGACAATGGCTAACTCCACCTCATAATCAACCTGCGTTGATTTCTCCGGTAGTTTTACATTCTGTCCATGTCCTGTAAGCGTGTTGCTGAATTTGCTGAACAGAAGCGGAGCTTCTGGCGGCGCCATGTTCGATTCTTCGGCATGCTTCTTATAGTTCAGACCGACACAAATAATTTTTGAAGGTTCCGGTACGCACGGACCGAATCTAAGCGACTCTTCGCTCACAAAACAATCGCTGCCGTTTTGCAGTGCTTCATCGACCAATTGTTCTAGTGCGCACTTTCCACTTGCCCCCTGTTCAATCAATGTTTTTACTGAGACAGGAACATTGTCCGCTTTTGCTTGGGCAAGTGCAGCTTCCACATCAAGAATGCCCTTTTGCGTTTTTACCCCTAGGCCCCATTTTCCTTCTTTCTCGAAAACTACTGTAATCATGGTGCGCCTCCTACTATACGTAATGTAAATATACTAGTTTTGTCGTCGTTCCCTGCTGCCTATGCTTTAACAAACACCGTTTTAATAGAGGTAAAAAACTCTATTGCAGCCTGACCCTGCTCACGGGAATGCGAGCTGGATTGCTTCATCCCTCCGAACGGAGCCTGTAATTCAACCCCTGCTGTTTCGGCATTAATCCGCACAAGCCCAGCCTCCATTTCGTTAATAAAAGCAAGCATGCTGCCAATATTCGTTGTATAAATAGAAGCACTTAGTCCGAATTCCACATCATTTGCCAGCTGGAGCGCTTCTTCGATTGTCTGCACCTTAATTAATGCCAGAACCGGACCAAAGATTTCTTCCTGTGCAATAATCATATCATTTGTGACATCTTCAAACACTGTCGGCTGCACATAAAAACCATGCTCGGCATCATTTTCCGTATATCTTTCACCGCCCCAGAGCAGCGCAGCCCCCTCCTGCTTCCCTTTTTCGATATAGGAAAGGACGGTATTCAGTTGATTTTCACTCGCGCAAGGTCCCATCCAGGTTTCCCCAAGCATTCCGTTGCCGACCTTTATCTCTTTTACTTTGGCTACCAGCTTTTCTTTGAATGCATCATAGACTTCAGCCTCAACGAACACGCGGCTTGTTGCGGTGCATTTCTGCCCCGTAGAACGCAGGCCGCCGCTAATGGTTCCTTCTACCGCGAGATCAAGATCGGCGTCTTTTGCAATAATGACAGGGTTTTTTCCTCCCATCTCAAGCTGATACTTCGCGCCACGGGCAAGCGCTCCCTGGCCAACTCTTTTTCCGACAGCATTGGAGCCGGTAAATGTAATGCCATTAATGTCCGGATGTTCAATTATTCCCTCACCGATAACAGAGCCTTTACCGGTTACCATATTTACAACACCTGCTGGAATCCCGGCTTCATTCATGCATTCAATAATTTTAGCAGCCGTAACCGCTGCCTCCTGTGCCGGTTTAAGAACAACCGCATTTCCATAGATCAGGGCGGGTGCCATTTTCCAGACTGGAATCGCTACCGGAAAGTTCCATGGAGAGATCACACCGACAACACCGAGCGGTACGCGTGTTGTAAACATGAGCGCTTCGCTGTCTGTAGAAGGAATCACATCGCCAACCTTTCGCATCCCTTCCCCCGCATAGTAACGAAGAATGGCAATGCCGCGAGCCGTTTCTCCTTTTGCCTCAGGAAATGTTTTTCCCATTTCTTTCGTCATCGTTTCTGCAATTTCGTCAAGGCGGCTTTCCATAACATTCGCTACTTTATAAAGGTAATCCCCCCGTGCCGCACCGGAAAGCTTACGCCATGCCACCTGGGCTTTTTTTGCAGCGGCAACAGCCGCATCCAGATCTTCACGTGCTGAGCTCTGTACATAGCCGACAATTTCATTTTTGTTGGCCGGGTTGATACTTGCGTCCACCTTGTTTGTAGACGCTGACTTCCATTCACCGTTTATATAATTTAAATACGTTTTTGTCTCTACCTGTGCAGTCATTTCATCCATCTCCTTTTTACTATTGTTTTTTCACTCCCTGTCCGCCTGGTTAGAAGGTAGGGCCGATACGCCAAATGCCAAAATCGTGCTGCTTTAATATTTCTGATTTCGTCAGTTTTCCTGAGCTTACCAGAGCAATTTCATCAAAGATACGTTGTCCTACGGATTGTATCGTTTCCTTGCCATCTATGATGGTTCCGGCATTGATATCCATGTTATCCTGCATACTCTCAAACATCGGTGTATTGGTTGAAATCTTAATCACAGGGGCAATCGGTGATCCGGTTGGCGTGCCGCGGCCGCTCGTAAACAGCACCACCTGAGCCCCGCCCGCTACCATGCCGGTTAATTGTTCGATGTCATGACCCGGCGTATCCATCCATACCAGCCCTTTTTGCTGCGGTGCTTGTGCGTAATCAATCAGCTCCTGAAGCGGGCTGCTGCCTGACTTATTGGCGGCGCCAAGCGATTTTTCTTCTAGGGAGCTTAATCCCCCCTTAATATTACCGGGGCTTGGATTCCCTGTTCGGATGTCGACGCCCATCATAATCGCACGGCTTTCCATCTGCTCAATGACCTCGTATACACGGCGGGCAACCTTTTCATTAACCGCTCGTTTGGCCAGAAGGTGTTCGGCTCCGATGAGTTCTGTCGTTTCTGCCAGAATCGCCGTTCCCCCTGCCTTGACAACCAGATCGCTTACCACACCAACAGCAGGATTGGCAGACAAACCGGAACACGCATCCGATCCCCCGCATTCCGTTCCAATAATTAATTCGCTAAAATCAAAAGGTTCGCGCAACTGTGCCGATGCATCCTGTACCATTTTTGCCGCTACCTTTGCTCCTTGGGCGATGGTCATAAGCGTCCCGCCGT contains:
- a CDS encoding NUDIX domain-containing protein, whose translation is MRYHHCPKCGGALALNEKKETSKPYCTVCGYIFYQNPAVGVAAIIMRDGKILLGQRQGSYEGQWCIPCGYVEWDEDVHDALRREFYEETGLTIAVQRVYAVHSNFHNPHQHTVGIWFLAEEEGGILAAADDLMDVAFFSYDTLPVLAFPTDIKVLEQLKTEGMLA
- a CDS encoding PQQ-dependent sugar dehydrogenase: MKRYAGRLLIAGVLCLSVVGGAAGCSPDKEGAPASPPQKEAEHSQPAERPLVQKAVPLAAADIPYRPEVFIEGLQVPWALALAPDGRMFFTERPGTLRVIREGVLLTEPVLSLPPPFVEQGEGGLLGLALDPKFAENHYLYVYHSYEQNGQIKNRVLRLVERNNRAKIDKVLLDHIPGNGNHNGGRLRFGPDGMLYITTGDALDRERSQQREDLAGKILRIRSDGTIPQDNPDPASPVYSYGHRNPQGLAWHPQTGQMYSVEHGQSAHDELNIIKAGANYGWPVIEGDERQEGMEPPLMHSGEDTWAPSGLSFISQGPWKNQLLAANLRGQQVWKADMGEEKQPTIVSLHALFPDRYGRIRDIVEGADGSLYILTNNRDGRGQERPGDDKIIRLKPQ
- a CDS encoding aminotransferase A, translating into MQHLLNTRVRDIQISGIRRFFNLVQQYDDAISLTIGQPDFATPEHIKEAGKRAIEQNHTTYTPNAGLPQLREAVSTFMEKKYGLRYDAAAEIIVTNGASEAIDIALRTILEEGSEVILPGPVYPGYEPIIRLCGAVPVYVDTRHTGFKMTAALIEEKITAKTRCVILPYPSNPTGCTLGQNEVKEIASLLADKEIFVISDEIYSELIYEGEHRSIAALPFMRDKTIVINGLSKSHSMTGWRIGFTFAPAYITEQMVKVHQYNATCASSISQYAALEAVTEGIDDAEAMKGEYDRRRTYVYERLTAMGLDVIKPDGAFYILPSISQFGLSSFAFASRLLEEQRVAVVPGDAFSSYGEGYIRISYAYAMDILEEGLTRLEAFLVTLK
- a CDS encoding fumarylacetoacetate hydrolase family protein, which encodes MITVVFEKEGKWGLGVKTQKGILDVEAALAQAKADNVPVSVKTLIEQGASGKCALEQLVDEALQNGSDCFVSEESLRFGPCVPEPSKIICVGLNYKKHAEESNMAPPEAPLLFSKFSNTLTGHGQNVKLPEKSTQVDYEVELAIVIGKEAKNVKREDALSYVYGYCNANDLSARDLQFKSSQWLLGKTCDDFSPIGPYLVTADEVGDPNQLQVKTIVNGDVRQNSNTSDMIFRCDEIISYISEHMTLYPGDVILTGTPEGVIMGLPEEKREWLKAGDEVTVEIEKLGTLTNKMV
- the nhaC gene encoding Na+/H+ antiporter NhaC, with protein sequence MREETSHHFFTKAEAFVTTIILLSIIGLFIIKLEAPPHVPLLLCTLLLILIGFLKKASWKEMEQGIIDGVRPGLIPIFIFLLIGALIGVWMVSGTVPTMMMYGFTILSADYFLPAALLIAAIVGTCIGSSLTTAATIGVALMGMGSVMGISPALVAGAVISGAFFGDKMSPLSDTTNLAPTIARIDLFTHIRHMTWTTVPALVISLLIFFFIGSGQTAPQSAAQVESLRQALQAHSVIHPAALIPPLLLLVLALRRIPAIPTLMAGILSGIVIAFWLYPGMTAGQMAAILQNGFVSKSGIEAVDSLLTRGGMQSMMFSVSLIFLSLSMGGLLYRLGIINRLMEMIHSFIETRGRLIASTALSSIGINVLLGEQYLSIILPGNAFVQQYEKLGLARKNLSRVLEDAGTVVNPLVPWSVCGVFLTGVLGVSTMEYLPFAFFCLLSPLLTLVLGFTGIGVPKEQEVHVK
- a CDS encoding MgtC/SapB family protein, which codes for MEVDLNINWGRNLVFLFRLLLAVVLGGLLGWERERKNKFAGLKTHILVAVSGCLLMWLSLYGFDEFIDRDNVRFDPARLAAQVGGGIGGFLAAGIVFRSDKFTISGYSTAAMLLLAMIIGFAIGGGQYFVSIVTVIVVVLCMVGLPPLKKHMNKSLYQLSYVALPEQQMLTRVTALLEETGITIKDISMDETEQGVTTFVLVSFPPGYNHQDIVEKLLSMKGVVSAKVQ